A genomic window from Chrysoperla carnea chromosome 3, inChrCarn1.1, whole genome shotgun sequence includes:
- the LOC123294633 gene encoding dynein regulatory complex subunit 4: MTREQLEAFALRLKEETDREREERNYFQLERDKLRTYWELTKDQLDEARAQLRNMDREMEEGRERNADEIKLFKQQIKHLSYEQQNNIAELRAAEMVNLKLAQDDHYAQENQLQQDKTDLKNKLIEQQLTFEENLNIQKLNHAKELSSVRGEFELYAKELELKYDKKFGELRYDLGLKHRMEMAEVEERKSRQITELMENHERDFSELKNYYNDITLNNLALIASLKEQIDVQVDQLSRINKQLADTNAENKKLVGPLRQAEHEARDLRHKMQNYEKDKQSLKNTKILLAQIQKQHEDLKWEYETLDLRFQQLKEERDTLKNKFITAILDLQQKTGLKNALLQKRLEHLVDSLEVRDAMLVDITKTCNLPPTEVNNRVEQMLKDKNNLIQDLQYELARVCKMHDDLLRTYEAKLQQFGIAKEELGFTPLRASKTAPANVENLGQGPAGLVCQNIK, from the coding sequence ATGACCCGGGAACAATTAGAAGCATTTGCACTACGCTTGAAAGAAGAAACCGATCGAGAACGTGAAGAACGTAACTACTTTCAATTAGAACGTGACAAGTTACGAACATATTGGGAATTAACAAAAGATCAGCTCGATGAAGCTCGTGCTCAATTACGTAATATGGACCGGGAGATGGAAGAGGGTCGTGAACGAAATGctgatgaaataaaattatttaagcaaCAAATTAAGCATTTAAGCTACGAACAGCAAAATAATATTGCTGAACTCCGTGCAGCTGAAATGGTTAATTTGAAATTAGCTCAAGATGATCATTATGCTCAGGAAAATCAACTTCAACAGGATAAAACTGATCTCAAAAATAAGTTAATTGAGCAACaattaacatttgaagaaaacttaaatattcaaaagttGAACCATGCCAAAGAACTTAGCAGCGTACGAGGTGAATTTGAGCTTTATGCTAAAGAATTAGAGCTAAAATATGATAAGAAATTTGGTGAGCTTCGATATGACTTGGGATTGAAGCATCGTATGGAAATGGCTGAAGTGGAAGAACGTAAAAGTCGACAAATAACTGAGCTAATGGAGAATCACGAACGTGATTTTAGCGAACTAAAAAATTACTACAATGACATAACCTTAAATAATCTCGCATTAATAGCTAGTTTAAAGGAGCAAATCGACGTTCAGGTTGATCAATTATCTcgaattaataaacaattagctGATACAAatgctgaaaataaaaaattagtggGGCCATTACGTCAAGCTGAACATGAAGCGCGTGACTTAAGacataaaatgcaaaattatgaGAAAGATAAACAATcgttgaaaaatacaaaaattttgttagctCAAATACAAAAACAGCATGAAGACTTGAAATGGGAGTACGAAACATTGGATCTACGTTTTCAACAGCTGAAAGAAGAACgtgatacattaaaaaataaatttattacagcCATTTTGGATTTACAACAGAAAACTGGGCTGAAAAATGCACTGCTGCAAAAACGTTTAGAGCATTTAGTGGATAGTTTAGAAGTACGCGATGCAATGCTTGTAGATATTACGAAAACTTGTAATTTACCTCCGACAGAAGTGAACAATCGTGTTGAACAAATGTTAAAGGACAAAAATAATCTAATACAAGATTTGCAATATGAATTAGCACGAGTTTGTAAAATGCATGATGATTTATTGCGTACGTATGAAGCGAAATTACAACAATTTGGAATAGCAAAAGAAGAACTTGGTTTTACGCCACTGAGAGCCAGCAAAACAGCACCAGCAAATGTTGAGAATTTAGGCCAAGGACCAGCTGGACTTGtatgtcaaaatataaaataa